The region CGGCTGCGGCGGGCGGAGCTGGAAGCGGCGCTGACGGCGGCGGGTGCGCGGCTGGCGCAGGTCGAGGCGAGGCTCCGGACGATCGAGAGCGAGGGACGCATGTCTGCCGACGATGTGGTGGTCAAGCGCACCGAGACGGTACTGCTCGCGGAGCTGAGCGGGAGGGCCGCGAGTTACGGGCCCGAGGACATCGGGCCGGTCATCCAGCCGCTCTACGACGAGCTGTGCCGACTCCTGGAGACGGCCGGGGTGACCCCGGCGGGACCGGGCCTGGCGTACTACGAGGACGCCCCGGTGCCGGCGGCGGCAAAAACGGGTGGGGCGCTCGCGCCGCCCGGAGAAGCCACCCCCAACCCCCCTGCCCACACAGCCCCGGGTGGCGACGCCGTCCTCGTCCACGCGGGGATGGTGATCACCCACGAGGCGCTGGCCAAGGCCGGTGTCACCGTCGACCGCGCATCCGGCCGCCCCGGCACCCCCTCCGCCGCACCGGTCCCCACCGGCCTCGGCTTCGACGTCGTCATGCTCCCCGCCCTCGACTGCGCCGCCACGGTGGTGCACCGCGGTCCGATGAGCCGGATCCTGCCGACCGCCCAGAATCTCGCGCACTGGATCGACGCCAACGGCTACCGCTCCGCCGGGTACGCCCGCGAGCTGTATCTGGAGTGCCCGCCGGACCAGGAGGACTGGGTCACCGAGATCCAGGAGCCGGTGGTGCGGGCCTGAGGCGCTCCGTATCGCCGCCGCCCAGACAGGCGGTGACCGTCTCGGCGAACGCCACCGCCGCCGGGCTCAGCGCCTCCCACCGGCGTACCGCCCAGCCGGTGGCCAGTGGGGGCAGCGCGGCGATCGGGATCAGCCGCAGTGCCGGATGGGCGGCGGCGTGCAGGCCCGGCAGCTGGGGGACGACCGCATGGCCGACGCCGAGTTCGGCGAGCAGCAGGGCGGTGTCCCAGTCGGCGACGCTGGTGGTGCTCGGGGGCGGCACGGGGCCGGCTTCCCGGTGGCCGAGGTGTCCGTCGAGGCGCATACGGGAGGTGGAGTTCTCCGGCAGCCGGATGTGCCGGATACCGGCCAGTTCGTCGGGCTCGATCCGCTCCCGGCCGGCGAGCGGGTCATCGGCGCGCACGGCGAGCACCCAGGGCAG is a window of Streptomyces caniferus DNA encoding:
- a CDS encoding MerR family transcriptional regulator, whose protein sequence is MFTIGDFAQYGRVSARMLRHYDAIGLLRPARTDPVSGYRFYEAAQLARLNRIIALKDLGFSLQQVRAILAEEVSVPELRGMLRLRRAELEAALTAAGARLAQVEARLRTIESEGRMSADDVVVKRTETVLLAELSGRAASYGPEDIGPVIQPLYDELCRLLETAGVTPAGPGLAYYEDAPVPAAAKTGGALAPPGEATPNPPAHTAPGGDAVLVHAGMVITHEALAKAGVTVDRASGRPGTPSAAPVPTGLGFDVVMLPALDCAATVVHRGPMSRILPTAQNLAHWIDANGYRSAGYARELYLECPPDQEDWVTEIQEPVVRA